A genomic region of Gemmata massiliana contains the following coding sequences:
- a CDS encoding serine/threonine protein kinase gives MIGRVFMGRYETRRQLGEGGMGKVYLARQIDLGREVVVKVMHEQIAADPKFRDRFQRETLLMARFQHPGAVTLYDATLDDPLGPCIVMEYVKGVNLESLLAKNKRMSAPRVGRIIGELCEVLQAAHEEGIIHRDLKPANLMILDADTPRERIKVMDFGLAKLVEGEPTSHKVTDTNVDFAVGTPGYICPEQVRGEEMDHRGDLYSVGVMMYELLTGRLPFNGPTSMDILLAHATEFAPTFAELGLSGWVPGEIEELVFDTLAKDPDDRPQTARALAERFDTALNRAQVKAEARGSRLVSIPAPGSGVKTPGSGLKAPGPKSSYPGLPTSAVNTPPPATSATPTHISGSREQAALPFHMEAWMPEQIAIVKLRGFVHDAGGEVVESVPGLIKVRLGGQKAPAGGALSWLGLRRASNPIDVELHLHHLDPTKENHLTVHVLFRPSHPALLTDRNWRQRCTQVFVELRSYLMGRSPE, from the coding sequence ATGATCGGCCGCGTATTCATGGGGCGTTACGAGACCAGGAGGCAGCTCGGCGAGGGCGGCATGGGGAAGGTGTACCTCGCGCGCCAGATCGACCTGGGACGCGAGGTCGTCGTTAAGGTGATGCACGAGCAGATCGCGGCGGACCCGAAATTCCGCGACCGGTTCCAGCGCGAAACACTTCTCATGGCCCGGTTCCAGCACCCCGGTGCGGTCACGCTCTACGACGCGACCCTCGACGACCCGCTCGGGCCGTGCATCGTGATGGAATACGTGAAGGGCGTGAACCTCGAATCGCTGCTCGCAAAGAACAAGCGCATGAGCGCGCCACGCGTGGGCCGCATCATCGGCGAACTGTGCGAGGTGCTCCAGGCCGCGCACGAAGAGGGCATCATCCACCGCGACCTGAAGCCCGCGAACCTCATGATCCTCGACGCGGACACCCCGCGCGAGCGCATCAAGGTGATGGACTTCGGCCTCGCGAAGCTGGTCGAGGGCGAGCCGACCTCGCACAAGGTGACCGACACGAACGTGGACTTCGCCGTCGGCACGCCCGGGTACATTTGCCCGGAGCAGGTGCGCGGCGAAGAAATGGACCACCGCGGCGACCTGTACAGCGTCGGCGTGATGATGTACGAACTGCTCACCGGCCGGCTCCCGTTCAACGGGCCGACCAGCATGGACATCCTGCTCGCGCACGCGACCGAGTTCGCCCCCACGTTCGCGGAACTGGGGCTGAGCGGGTGGGTTCCCGGCGAAATCGAGGAACTGGTCTTCGACACGCTCGCCAAAGATCCGGACGACCGACCGCAAACCGCCCGCGCCCTCGCCGAGCGGTTCGACACGGCCCTGAACCGGGCACAGGTGAAAGCGGAAGCGCGCGGGTCGCGCCTCGTATCGATCCCGGCCCCCGGTTCGGGCGTCAAAACTCCTGGTTCGGGCCTCAAGGCCCCGGGGCCAAAGTCCTCGTACCCCGGGTTGCCGACCTCCGCGGTCAACACCCCGCCGCCCGCGACGTCCGCGACGCCGACGCACATCAGCGGTTCGCGCGAACAGGCCGCGCTGCCGTTCCACATGGAAGCGTGGATGCCGGAGCAGATCGCTATTGTGAAACTCCGCGGGTTCGTTCACGACGCCGGCGGCGAAGTGGTGGAAAGCGTCCCGGGGCTGATCAAGGTCCGGCTCGGTGGCCAGAAGGCCCCGGCCGGCGGAGCACTGTCGTGGCTCGGGCTGCGCCGCGCGTCCAACCCGATCGACGTGGAACTGCACCTGCACCACCTGGACCCGACGAAAGAGAACCACCTCACGGTTCACGTTCTGTTCCGCCCGTCGCACCCGGCGCTACTCACCGACCGCAACTGGCGCCAGCGCTGCACACAGGTGTTCGTCGAACTCCGGTCGTACCTGATGGGCCGCTCCCCCGAGTAA
- a CDS encoding alpha/beta hydrolase, with protein MFKLWMAVLITAFACSSSSAAPPVRKYDDKGAPPFKVLKEGENPPLDANDNFVTGPKYVSAPERKKGEGVPEGKVEQFVIDSKETKLFNPGIARKEFGKVDPKNPKALIVETHAIDYKRAITVYVPAQYKSGDEAPFMVVHDGPGPSKNPSSGMRTVLDNLIAQKRIPPIVVIHIANGGGDAQGHERGKEYDNMNGDFATYIEDEVLPRVEKNYKVKLTKDPDGRAAMGNSSGGSAALIMAWFRTDLYHRVLTTSGTFVNQAWPFDEKYPDGAWGFHETLIPKEPKKPIRIFLSVGDSDLLNPNVMRDDMHDWVEANHRMAKVLKEKGYEYQYLFCRGQGHSIGGAQQQFLPHAIEWVWKGYAPKQGK; from the coding sequence ATGTTCAAGCTGTGGATGGCTGTTCTGATTACCGCTTTTGCGTGTTCCAGTTCGTCGGCCGCGCCACCGGTGCGCAAGTACGACGACAAGGGCGCACCGCCGTTCAAGGTGCTAAAAGAGGGCGAGAACCCGCCACTCGACGCCAACGACAACTTCGTCACCGGGCCGAAGTACGTGTCCGCGCCGGAGCGCAAGAAGGGCGAGGGCGTTCCCGAAGGGAAGGTGGAGCAGTTCGTGATCGACTCGAAGGAAACCAAACTCTTTAACCCCGGCATCGCCCGCAAGGAGTTCGGGAAAGTCGATCCGAAGAACCCGAAGGCCCTGATCGTCGAGACCCACGCCATCGACTACAAGCGCGCGATCACGGTCTACGTTCCCGCACAATATAAGTCGGGCGACGAGGCGCCGTTCATGGTCGTTCACGACGGCCCCGGCCCCAGCAAGAACCCCTCGTCGGGTATGCGAACCGTCCTCGATAACCTGATCGCCCAGAAGCGCATTCCCCCCATCGTCGTCATCCACATCGCCAACGGCGGGGGCGACGCTCAGGGGCACGAGCGCGGCAAAGAGTACGACAACATGAACGGCGACTTCGCCACGTACATCGAAGACGAGGTGCTGCCGCGCGTGGAGAAGAACTACAAGGTGAAGCTGACCAAAGACCCCGACGGCCGAGCGGCGATGGGGAACAGCTCGGGCGGCTCGGCCGCGCTCATCATGGCGTGGTTCCGTACCGACCTGTACCACCGGGTGCTGACCACCTCGGGCACGTTCGTGAACCAGGCGTGGCCGTTCGATGAGAAGTACCCCGACGGGGCCTGGGGGTTCCACGAAACACTCATCCCCAAAGAGCCCAAGAAGCCGATCCGCATCTTCCTGTCCGTCGGCGATTCGGACCTGCTCAACCCCAACGTGATGCGCGACGACATGCACGACTGGGTGGAAGCAAATCACCGGATGGCCAAAGTGCTCAAGGAGAAGGGGTACGAGTATCAGTACCTGTTCTGCCGCGGGCAGGGGCACAGCATCGGTGGCGCCCAGCAGCAGTTCCTCCCGCACGCCATCGAATGGGTGTGGAAGGGCTACGCCCCGAAGCAGGGCAAATAG
- a CDS encoding PadR family transcriptional regulator, with protein sequence MFGGYFKHGRGGDPRGTAEMVNRAHFCRGRGGRHFGHGEYRYEPDEGAEFTPFEDGGDEMGRHGHHGGRGRDGWGFGWNGGHRGRGPAGRPLEQGDLRWLTLDLIAAQPRHGYEIIKAIADALSGHYAPSPGVIYPTLTLLEETGLIASEAQGPKKLYRLTDEGRAEVESHAADIQAAKARLAEANTRFGGAPAPELMRAMGNLRAALQVRLGKGPLTTEALNAITAALDRAAGEIERS encoded by the coding sequence ATGTTCGGTGGCTATTTCAAACATGGACGCGGAGGCGACCCCAGGGGCACGGCCGAGATGGTGAACCGTGCCCACTTCTGCCGCGGGCGGGGTGGGCGGCACTTCGGCCACGGCGAGTACCGGTACGAACCGGACGAGGGGGCGGAGTTCACACCCTTTGAGGACGGAGGCGACGAGATGGGGCGTCACGGTCACCACGGCGGCCGCGGCCGGGACGGTTGGGGGTTCGGCTGGAACGGTGGGCACCGGGGGCGCGGGCCCGCCGGGCGCCCGCTCGAACAGGGCGACCTGCGCTGGCTCACGCTGGACCTGATCGCCGCCCAGCCGCGGCACGGGTACGAGATCATCAAGGCCATCGCCGACGCGCTGAGCGGGCACTACGCCCCGAGCCCCGGCGTCATCTATCCGACGCTCACACTGCTAGAAGAGACCGGGCTAATCGCGAGCGAAGCGCAGGGGCCGAAGAAGCTGTACCGGCTCACCGACGAGGGGCGGGCCGAAGTGGAATCGCACGCGGCCGACATCCAGGCGGCCAAAGCGCGTCTCGCAGAGGCGAACACCCGGTTTGGCGGGGCGCCAGCCCCCGAGTTAATGCGTGCGATGGGCAACCTGCGAGCCGCGCTCCAGGTCCGGCTCGGCAAGGGGCCGCTAACGACGGAGGCGCTGAACGCCATCACCGCGGCCCTGGACCGCGCTGCCGGCGAGATCGAGCGGAGCTGA
- a CDS encoding CGNR zinc finger domain-containing protein: MPDRSAPFFVGDHPALDFLNTVATPVDVPVEWLRNGHDLLDWLERAHLIDPSVASRFRASKERRALDDVADCARELRDWLRGFVTRHMGKPITPSAVRNLGPLNEILAGDTSYPVVEVGNEGQAVQVRRVRRWSGPSELLLPLAETVSDLICNADFRLVRACEGYACTLVFLDRTKSHARRWCSMAVCGNRAKAAAHRTRKRDGEA; the protein is encoded by the coding sequence ATGCCAGATCGATCGGCCCCGTTCTTCGTCGGAGACCACCCGGCGCTCGACTTCCTCAACACCGTCGCCACGCCGGTCGACGTCCCGGTTGAGTGGCTCCGGAACGGGCACGACCTGCTCGACTGGTTGGAACGAGCGCACTTGATCGACCCGAGTGTCGCGTCCCGGTTCCGGGCGTCGAAGGAGCGCCGGGCGCTCGACGACGTGGCCGATTGCGCGCGGGAGTTACGGGATTGGCTGCGGGGGTTCGTCACCCGTCACATGGGGAAACCGATCACCCCCAGTGCAGTCAGGAACCTCGGACCGTTGAACGAGATCCTCGCGGGCGACACCAGTTACCCCGTGGTCGAGGTCGGCAACGAAGGACAGGCTGTTCAGGTGCGCCGGGTCCGGCGGTGGTCGGGGCCGAGCGAGCTACTGCTGCCCCTCGCCGAGACCGTCTCCGATCTGATTTGCAACGCGGACTTCCGGCTGGTTCGGGCGTGTGAGGGGTACGCTTGCACCCTGGTGTTCCTCGATCGCACCAAGTCCCACGCCCGGAGGTGGTGCAGTATGGCGGTGTGCGGGAATCGGGCGAAAGCGGCGGCGCACCGAACCAGGAAACGTGACGGCGAGGCGTGA
- a CDS encoding zinc-binding alcohol dehydrogenase family protein, whose protein sequence is MRAITRKHFGGPDVLEIRDIPEPEPRAGHAVIEVKAFGINHAEKHMREGNWAEIADVSGIECVGVVKSCPGGEFTPGTKVAALMGGLGRTINGSYAEFTRAPATNVASIESDLSWAELAAIPETYATAWTCLFRNLEVTRGQTLVVRGATSSFGQAAVNMAVSAGVKVIATTRTRDRFGALEALGASRVEVEGPDLSQRIAEAKTVDAVLDLVGNSTILDSLNVLRRGGRACLAGWLGGLDSIPDFNPLSQMASGVHLTFFGSFVFGTPGFPLSDVPLQAIAADVAAGRYQAKPSRVFRFEDIREAHRVMDANQANGKMVVVI, encoded by the coding sequence ATGCGGGCAATCACGCGGAAGCACTTCGGCGGCCCGGACGTGCTGGAGATCCGGGACATTCCGGAACCCGAGCCGAGGGCGGGTCACGCGGTGATCGAGGTGAAGGCGTTCGGGATCAACCACGCCGAGAAGCACATGCGTGAGGGTAACTGGGCCGAGATCGCCGACGTGAGTGGCATCGAGTGCGTCGGGGTCGTGAAGTCCTGCCCGGGCGGGGAATTCACACCGGGGACCAAGGTGGCGGCCCTGATGGGCGGGTTGGGGCGGACCATCAACGGGAGCTACGCCGAGTTCACCCGCGCCCCGGCCACCAACGTCGCGAGTATCGAGTCGGATCTCTCGTGGGCCGAGCTAGCGGCCATCCCCGAAACCTACGCCACGGCGTGGACGTGCCTGTTCCGCAACCTCGAAGTCACTCGGGGGCAGACGCTCGTCGTCCGCGGTGCGACGTCCTCGTTCGGGCAGGCGGCCGTCAACATGGCGGTGAGCGCCGGGGTGAAGGTCATCGCGACCACACGAACCCGCGATCGGTTTGGGGCGCTGGAGGCGCTCGGGGCGAGCCGGGTCGAGGTCGAGGGGCCGGACCTGTCCCAGCGGATCGCGGAGGCGAAGACGGTCGACGCGGTGCTGGACCTGGTCGGCAACAGCACGATCCTCGACTCGTTGAACGTGCTCCGGCGCGGCGGTCGCGCGTGCCTGGCCGGGTGGCTCGGCGGGCTGGACTCGATCCCCGATTTCAACCCGCTGTCGCAGATGGCGAGCGGGGTACACCTCACGTTCTTCGGGAGCTTCGTGTTCGGCACGCCCGGCTTCCCCCTATCGGACGTGCCACTCCAGGCGATCGCAGCCGACGTCGCAGCCGGGCGGTATCAGGCGAAGCCCTCCCGGGTGTTCCGGTTCGAGGACATCCGCGAGGCGCACCGGGTCATGGACGCGAACCAGGCCAACGGGAAAATGGTGGTCGTTATCTGA
- a CDS encoding dihydrolipoyl dehydrogenase family protein gives MIEDYDLVVLGSGAGGKLLSWTLASKGQRVAVIERRYVGGSCPNIACLPSKNVAHSAKVASYLGRPEFGLSGTIDVAAVRERKRRMVDGLVAIHLQKYQESGAELVMGSGRFIGPKTLDVTLNAGGTRTLRGKNVVINTGSRARLDDTPGLSASQPLTHVEALEVDRAPEHLIVLGGGYVGLELAQALRRLGSRVTVVERNGALLHREDPDVTEAVGQLFRDEGIDVRTGTAVQTIEGKSGETVRLQTTSGALEGTHLLVAGGRTPNTDGIGLDLAGVELNGQGHVKVDERRRTSAAGVWAVGDCAGGPYFTHISADDFRVVLDNLAGGNRVTTGRQVPFCLFTDPELARIGLSEREARERGIPYRLAKLPMAHVLRTHTLSEPRGFMKALVEKDGDRVLGFTAFGPEAGEIMTTVQVVIAGQLPFTVLRDAVIAHPTMAEGLGDLFAGVPA, from the coding sequence ATGATCGAAGACTATGACCTCGTCGTGCTCGGGAGCGGGGCGGGCGGCAAACTGCTGTCGTGGACGCTGGCCTCGAAGGGACAGCGGGTCGCGGTGATCGAGCGGAGGTACGTCGGCGGGTCGTGCCCGAACATCGCGTGCCTGCCGAGCAAAAACGTCGCCCACTCCGCGAAGGTCGCCTCCTACCTCGGGCGCCCGGAGTTCGGGCTGAGCGGCACGATCGACGTGGCGGCGGTACGAGAGCGGAAGCGCCGGATGGTGGACGGGCTGGTCGCGATCCACTTGCAAAAGTATCAGGAGAGTGGTGCGGAACTTGTCATGGGCAGCGGCCGGTTCATCGGCCCGAAAACCCTAGATGTGACTCTCAACGCGGGCGGCACGCGCACCCTTCGGGGGAAGAACGTCGTCATCAACACTGGTTCGCGTGCGCGGCTCGACGACACGCCCGGGCTGTCGGCGTCACAACCACTGACCCACGTCGAGGCCCTCGAAGTGGACCGCGCGCCGGAGCACCTGATCGTTCTGGGTGGGGGCTATGTGGGGTTGGAACTGGCCCAGGCACTGCGCCGGCTCGGGAGCCGGGTGACGGTCGTGGAGCGGAACGGCGCGCTGCTTCACCGGGAAGACCCGGACGTGACGGAAGCGGTCGGTCAACTCTTCCGGGACGAGGGAATCGACGTCCGGACCGGGACGGCGGTGCAAACGATCGAGGGCAAGTCGGGGGAAACAGTCAGGCTCCAGACTACCAGCGGAGCGCTCGAAGGAACGCACCTGCTCGTCGCCGGTGGGCGCACCCCGAACACGGACGGGATCGGGCTGGATCTGGCCGGAGTAGAACTCAACGGACAGGGGCACGTGAAGGTCGACGAGCGGCGGCGAACCTCGGCCGCGGGCGTCTGGGCCGTGGGCGACTGCGCGGGCGGTCCGTACTTCACGCACATCTCCGCCGACGACTTCCGCGTCGTGCTCGATAACCTCGCTGGCGGGAATCGGGTCACGACCGGCCGGCAGGTGCCGTTCTGCCTGTTCACCGACCCCGAGTTGGCCCGGATCGGCCTCAGCGAGCGGGAGGCGCGGGAGCGCGGCATCCCGTACCGGCTGGCGAAACTGCCGATGGCGCACGTGCTGAGGACGCACACACTTTCCGAGCCGCGTGGGTTCATGAAGGCACTGGTCGAGAAGGACGGCGACCGGGTGTTGGGCTTCACTGCGTTCGGACCCGAGGCCGGGGAGATCATGACCACGGTTCAGGTGGTGATTGCGGGGCAGCTCCCGTTCACGGTGCTGCGCGACGCGGTCATCGCGCACCCCACAATGGCCGAAGGGCTCGGCGACCTGTTTGCTGGAGTGCCCGCTTGA